GTCCCGCTTGCTTGCTAGATGGTCACGGACCCACTGAACCAAGTGTGCACCCCCAGGCAGTGTCGGGTCTAGCGGGTGTCTCCCTGTTAAAACCTCCAGAAGAACCACTCCGAAGCTGTAGACGTCGCTCTTCTCCGTTATACGCAGCATGGATGCATGTTCTGTGACCATGAACAGGAAAGTGATCAGTGAACTACGTAAAATTAAATCTATTGAAACAAGAAAGGCTTAACTAAACGAAGTGACTGACTAGTAGGAAATATTTACCCGGAGCCATGTATCCATAGGAACCAGCAAGCTGAGGCCTTTGACTTGGTTTTGACAATCCATCATCAACATCAGGATTCACAGTCCTGGCCAGACCAAAGTCAGCCAAGTATGCTTCAAACCTTGGACCCAGTAACACATTCATGGCCTTCACATCACCATGCAAAATTGCAGGTACACAGTCATGATGCAAGTAGGCTAAGGCATGAGCCACACCCAGCACAATTTCATATCTAGCCTCCCATTCTGCTCCTCCCTTCCCAACCCCGTGAAGCAGAGAGCTCAAACTCCCATTGGGAAGGTAATCATAGAACAGGAGCTTCATATTCCGGTTCGAGCACCAACCGAGAAGCCTAACAATGTTCTTGTGCCGGATTGAGCCCAGAGTCCGGATCTCCGAGCTGAAAGCACCTGATTCTTCAGTTGACCACATTTTCTTGACAGCAAGCGTTTCCCCACTTGGGATCATGACCCGGTACACAACTCCAGAGCTTCCGGTACCGATTACATTGGCGGAAGTCAGATTCTTGGCAATGTCATCCACTGACAAATCGAGCTTCTGATACAAAGTCATTTCCCAGGTCTCTTCTTCCTTGAGACCCATGTTGGCCATACGGCCACGGACTAGTAAATAGATCGCAAGTAGCACAAGTACCGCACTAATGCTGACGAGGATTGACATCGCCAGCCTTGCAGCAGATCTTGCTCGAGCTGCAGACTGATTGCCATCGGCCGGAGTCACGAGCCCCCCAGAAATGTAGAGGCCATGGTTACCAGTGAGATCGTTCAAGGGCAGCTTTGTGAAGAATGGGGTGTTGGGCAATTGACCAGAGAAGTCATTGAAGGAGACATTGAGAGAAACAAGGTTTTCAAGGTTGCCCAGAATGTTGAGATTTCCTGTGAGATTGTTGCGTGAGAGGTCAAGGACTCCTAGCCTGGTGAGGCCAGAGAACTGGGGAGGTAGTTCACCGGAGAATTGGTTGCAGCTAAGATTGAGAGAGATTTCGAGTGATGAAATTTGGCCTAATTCCTTCGGAATACTGCCAAAGAAGCCATTCCCTCCGATATCAAGCATCTGAAGTTTACTGCAAGATAAAATCTCCGCTGGAATTCTCCCAGAGAGTTGGTTCTTGCCCAAGTTGAGCTTTGTCAGTTCGGTGAGCAAACCAATGCTCTGATCAAGTTGGCCTGTAAGCCGGTTATCCGAGATGTCCAAGACCTGTAAACTCTTGGGCAGTGAGTCTGGCAGTGGCCCTGTGAGGCCATTCGCATGGAGGTCAATGAACTCGAGATTCCCACACCCAAATATTGCTGGAGGAATCTGTCCCACCAGCCTATTGTTGCTCAAATCAAGGAAATTCAAGCTACTTAGCTTCCCTATATCTGATGGAATAGTACCAGAAAGCCTATTATCATTCAACCTCAATCTATACAGGGCTGTGCAGTTTCCTATATCAGGCGGTATAAAACCAGACAGATCATTAAAAAGTAGCAGCAGCTTGGTGAGATTCCTCAGCCCGAATATCTCTTTCGGTATCTGCCCTGAAAGGCGATTGTAAGAAAGATCCAGCAGCTGTAGGCCATCGCACTCAGCAAGACTCTCCGGGATACTGCCGGTCAGATTATTCTGCCAGGCGAAGAAAAGGGTCAAGCTCTTTAAATTCCCAATTAGACTAGGAATTTCACCGGTAATTCCGTTGTTGTCCACTTCCAAATGAGTCAGAGCGGTGCAGTTCGTGATTTCAGGAGGTATGGTACCCGATAGCTGATTAACACTCAGCTGAAGCTCCTGAAGTTTCAAGAGATTCCCAAAACTCCTTGGAATGCTGCCGGTCAAGAGATTCACCGAGAAGTCCACAACTGCGAGCTCAGTGCAGCTTCCAAGCTCATCAGGAATCGTACCCACCAAGCTGTTCTGCCATAGAAGTAGGTTCTGCAGCTtcttgagatttccaatttgcCTTGGAATTGAGCCAGAGATTGAATTCTGATACAGATATAGATTCCGCAACTCACTGCAGTTTCCTATATCCTCAGGGATGGGGCCTGATATCTGAGTCGTATAGATAGCCAATGTCTGAATCCTCTTGAGCATTCCTATTGATGAAGGAAGATTCCCAGAAATGCTGGTCTCCGCAAGGCCTAGCATCACCAAGTTGGTGCAGTTCCCAATCTCCCAAGGCAGCTCGCCCTTTAGGTTCTTGTTCCCTCCAGCTCGGAAAACTTGTAACCGGCTCAATGCTCCGACACTCCTCGGTATTTCACCACTGAGCTGATTATCAAAGAGTGTCAGATACATCAGGCTCGAGAGGTTCCCAATGTTGGCAGGAATCTCGCCTTctagaaaatttgaattcaGCCATAAGCTCTCGAGTTTGCTTAGCCTGCATATCTCTATCGGGATTGTGCCAGAGAGCGAGTTGTCGCTGAGGTCGATCGAGCGGAGCTCCTGGTAGTCTCCGAATTCCTTAGGGATCGGGCCTGTGAGATTGGTTGAAGAAAGCACGAGGGTCTTCAGGGACTTGAGCGCCTGAAAGTTTGAAGGCAATGAGCCTTGCAAGTCCAGTGACTTCAAGCTCACTTCGGTGACTTGGCCGTTCGAGTTGCAATGAATTCCGAACCACTGGCAGGGAGTTGGGTCCGAAGGACTCCATGAGATTAAAGCATCTGTGGAGGTGTTGAGGCTGTTTTTCCATGCTAGAAGAGCTTGGCCCTGTACATCAATGGAGGATACACAAGAGAAACATATCGAGTTTATCGAAAGGAACAAGGTGAAGGAGAAGATGttggaagagagaaggagattCCTTAAGGTTGCAGGCATTGCTGAGGGAACAGAACAGGGGATGATCTGTTTTGGGATTGTAAAGGGTGGAACCCCATGTTTTGTTTATAACAGGAAATGCAGATCCAGATCAAgagcacctttttttttttttttctcttgtattttcataaaaaaaaaaaagaaaaagaaatttattttggatAGTATTATTGAAAATGGCATACTTGTGAATTAAGAGATGGTTGATGCAGGTGGGTTGTTTTGGAGGGTTTTGTTTTCTGATGCTGATTttgttgcttcttttctttgtatcTTTCTGCTGCC
The window above is part of the Eucalyptus grandis isolate ANBG69807.140 chromosome 6, ASM1654582v1, whole genome shotgun sequence genome. Proteins encoded here:
- the LOC104452161 gene encoding LRR receptor-like serine/threonine-protein kinase: MPATLRNLLLSSNIFSFTLFLSINSICFSCVSSIDVQGQALLAWKNSLNTSTDALISWSPSDPTPCQWFGIHCNSNGQVTEVSLKSLDLQGSLPSNFQALKSLKTLVLSSTNLTGPIPKEFGDYQELRSIDLSDNSLSGTIPIEICRLSKLESLWLNSNFLEGEIPANIGNLSSLMYLTLFDNQLSGEIPRSVGALSRLQVFRAGGNKNLKGELPWEIGNCTNLVMLGLAETSISGNLPSSIGMLKRIQTLAIYTTQISGPIPEDIGNCSELRNLYLYQNSISGSIPRQIGNLKKLQNLLLWQNSLVGTIPDELGSCTELAVVDFSVNLLTGSIPRSFGNLLKLQELQLSVNQLSGTIPPEITNCTALTHLEVDNNGITGEIPSLIGNLKSLTLFFAWQNNLTGSIPESLAECDGLQLLDLSYNRLSGQIPKEIFGLRNLTKLLLLFNDLSGFIPPDIGNCTALYRLRLNDNRLSGTIPSDIGKLSSLNFLDLSNNRLVGQIPPAIFGCGNLEFIDLHANGLTGPLPDSLPKSLQVLDISDNRLTGQLDQSIGLLTELTKLNLGKNQLSGRIPAEILSCSKLQMLDIGGNGFFGSIPKELGQISSLEISLNLSCNQFSGELPPQFSGLTRLGVLDLSRNNLTGNLNILGNLENLVSLNVSFNDFSGQLPNTPFFTKLPLNDLTGNHGLYISGGLVTPADGNQSAARARSAARLAMSILVSISAVLVLLAIYLLVRGRMANMGLKEEETWEMTLYQKLDLSVDDIAKNLTSANVIGTGSSGVVYRVMIPSGETLAVKKMWSTEESGAFSSEIRTLGSIRHKNIVRLLGWCSNRNMKLLFYDYLPNGSLSSLLHGVGKGGAEWEARYEIVLGVAHALAYLHHDCVPAILHGDVKAMNVLLGPRFEAYLADFGLARTVNPDVDDGLSKPSQRPQLAGSYGYMAPEHASMLRITEKSDVYSFGVVLLEVLTGRHPLDPTLPGGAHLVQWVRDHLASKRDPGDVLDVKLRGRADPAMHEMLQTLAVSFLCVSPRADDRPMMKDVVAMLKEIRHIEPMRPDSDMSKGLPTVYPSPPQPKHAVSQGSSNCSFAFSDDYSIQ